A region of Micromonospora sp. WMMD882 DNA encodes the following proteins:
- a CDS encoding class I SAM-dependent methyltransferase — MRPQGVVTRGTTNPNRLRRVDNWIVATCGDRLRAAADPLAVDLGYGATPVTAVELRARLAAGVRADVRLVGLEIDPVRVAAAAPAADPPGLTFARGGFELAGLRPVLVRALNVLRQYDESEVAAAWRTVTGALAPGGVLVEGTCDELGRLGGWVLVDADGPRSLTLAAKLDALDTPATLAERLPKALIHRNVPGERVHELIRALDDGWRAAAGYAPFGPRQRWLRTVEGLAAAGWPLLDRPRRWRLGELTVPWSVVAPG, encoded by the coding sequence ATGCGACCGCAGGGCGTGGTCACCCGGGGGACGACCAACCCGAACCGGCTGCGGCGGGTGGACAACTGGATCGTCGCCACCTGCGGGGACCGGTTGCGCGCGGCGGCCGACCCGCTGGCGGTCGACCTGGGCTACGGCGCGACCCCGGTCACCGCCGTCGAGCTGCGGGCCCGGCTGGCCGCCGGGGTGCGCGCCGACGTGCGGCTGGTCGGGCTGGAGATCGACCCGGTACGGGTGGCCGCCGCCGCGCCGGCCGCCGACCCGCCCGGGCTGACCTTCGCCCGGGGCGGCTTCGAGCTGGCCGGGCTCCGGCCCGTCCTGGTCCGCGCGCTCAACGTGCTCCGCCAGTACGACGAGAGCGAGGTGGCCGCCGCCTGGCGGACGGTGACCGGCGCGCTCGCCCCGGGCGGGGTCCTGGTCGAGGGGACCTGCGACGAGCTGGGCCGGCTCGGCGGCTGGGTGCTGGTCGACGCGGACGGGCCGCGCTCGCTGACCCTGGCCGCCAAGCTGGACGCCCTGGACACACCGGCCACGCTGGCCGAGCGGCTGCCCAAGGCGTTGATCCACCGCAACGTCCCCGGCGAGCGGGTGCACGAGTTGATCCGGGCGCTCGACGACGGCTGGCGGGCGGCGGCCGGGTACGCGCCGTTCGGTCCCCGGCAACGCTGGCTGCGTACGGTCGAGGGGCTGGCGGCGGCGGGCTGGCCGCTGCTGGACCGGCCCCGACGTTGGCGGCTCGGCGAGCTCACCGTCCCCTGGTCGGTGGTCGCCCCCGGCTGA
- a CDS encoding maleylpyruvate isomerase family mycothiol-dependent enzyme: MSRLHVSKDFWIGALRTEGPAFAAAVAEAPPETPVLSCPGWTVTDLARHMAGVYQYVHGRAGAGDASPPPARSGPAMAEVPAGASVLQVWQEAYDRLLLLFDGLDPEAPAWNWAPQPKRAGFWPRRVAHETAIHRWDAQLAIAAGEPIEAKLAADGVSEVLDTFLPAGRRRTRGQWRGVVQLVATDAQQEWFLRLRGEGVALLDTGTILDHDDHHARAHAVGTASDLLLALWGRVDFDALTVTGDRALLEGLRAA, translated from the coding sequence ATGAGCAGACTGCACGTCAGCAAGGATTTCTGGATCGGCGCGCTCCGGACGGAGGGTCCGGCGTTCGCCGCCGCCGTGGCCGAGGCTCCGCCGGAGACACCTGTCCTGTCCTGCCCCGGGTGGACGGTCACCGATCTGGCCCGGCACATGGCCGGCGTCTACCAGTACGTGCACGGCCGCGCGGGCGCCGGCGACGCCTCCCCGCCGCCGGCCAGGTCCGGCCCGGCCATGGCCGAGGTACCCGCCGGCGCTTCCGTGCTCCAGGTCTGGCAGGAGGCGTACGACCGGCTGCTGCTGCTCTTCGACGGCCTGGACCCGGAGGCTCCGGCGTGGAACTGGGCGCCGCAGCCGAAGCGGGCCGGTTTCTGGCCGCGCCGGGTGGCGCACGAGACGGCGATCCACCGGTGGGACGCGCAGCTCGCGATCGCCGCGGGTGAGCCGATCGAGGCGAAGCTCGCGGCCGACGGGGTGAGCGAGGTGCTGGACACGTTCCTGCCGGCGGGCCGCCGCCGGACCCGGGGGCAGTGGCGCGGGGTGGTGCAGTTGGTGGCGACCGACGCGCAGCAGGAGTGGTTCCTGCGGCTGCGCGGCGAGGGGGTGGCGCTGCTGGACACCGGCACCATCCTCGACCACGACGACCACCACGCGCGGGCGCACGCGGTGGGCACGGCGAGCGACCTGCTGTTGGCGTTGTGGGGCCGGGTGGACTTCGACGCGCTGACGGTGACCGGTGACCGGGCGCTGCTGGAGGGTCTGCGGGCCGCCTGA
- the mshA gene encoding D-inositol-3-phosphate glycosyltransferase — translation MAEMHTGAGRRRVAHPRRPRRIATISVHTSPLHQPGTGDAGGMNVYVVEVARRLAEANVEVEIFTRATSGDLPPVVEMAPGVQVRHVTSGPLGGLTKEELPGQLCAFTAGVLRAEAAHPPGWYDLIHSHYWLSGQVGWLAKERWGVPLVHTAHTLAKVKNAQLAIGDRPEPKARLIGEEQVVAEADRLVANTRVEARDLVGRYDADPDRVTVVEPGVDLDRFRPLPGDPTAVRHAARRRLGLPSTGYVVAFVGRIQPLKAPDVLVRAIAALRRRDPALADEVTVVIVGGPSGSGLERPTALIELAASLGVADRVRFLPPQTGGNLPALYRAADLVAVPSHNESFGLVALEAQACGTPVVAAAVGGLVTAVRDQVSGVLVDGHDPTDWADTLRRLLPDRPRRAALARAAVRHAAQFSWDRTVSGLLAVYEETIADCRERLTCELAGGGALSYG, via the coding sequence GTGGCGGAGATGCACACCGGTGCCGGTCGTCGGCGGGTCGCCCATCCCCGCCGACCCCGGCGGATAGCCACCATCTCCGTGCACACCTCACCGCTGCACCAACCGGGCACCGGTGACGCCGGCGGCATGAACGTCTACGTCGTCGAGGTCGCCCGGCGGCTGGCCGAGGCCAACGTCGAGGTCGAGATCTTCACCCGGGCCACCTCCGGTGATCTGCCCCCGGTGGTCGAGATGGCGCCCGGGGTGCAGGTCCGGCACGTCACCTCCGGCCCGCTCGGCGGCCTCACCAAGGAGGAGCTGCCCGGCCAGCTCTGCGCGTTCACGGCCGGCGTGCTGCGGGCCGAGGCCGCCCACCCGCCCGGCTGGTACGACCTCATCCACTCCCACTACTGGCTTTCCGGCCAGGTCGGCTGGCTGGCCAAGGAACGCTGGGGGGTGCCGCTGGTGCACACCGCGCACACCCTGGCGAAGGTGAAGAACGCGCAGCTCGCCATCGGTGACCGCCCGGAGCCGAAGGCCCGGCTGATCGGCGAGGAGCAGGTGGTCGCCGAAGCCGACCGGCTGGTCGCCAACACCCGGGTCGAGGCCCGCGACCTGGTCGGCCGGTACGACGCCGACCCCGACCGGGTCACCGTCGTCGAGCCCGGGGTCGACCTGGACCGGTTCCGCCCGCTGCCGGGCGACCCGACCGCCGTCCGGCACGCCGCCCGCCGCCGGCTGGGCCTGCCCAGCACCGGGTACGTCGTCGCCTTCGTCGGCCGGATCCAGCCCCTGAAGGCGCCGGACGTGCTGGTCCGGGCGATCGCCGCGCTGCGCCGCCGGGACCCGGCGCTGGCCGACGAGGTGACCGTGGTGATCGTGGGCGGCCCCAGCGGCAGCGGCCTGGAACGGCCGACCGCCCTGATCGAGCTGGCCGCCTCCCTGGGCGTCGCCGACCGGGTCCGGTTCCTCCCCCCGCAGACCGGCGGCAACCTGCCGGCCCTGTACCGGGCCGCCGACCTGGTGGCGGTGCCGTCGCACAACGAGTCGTTCGGTCTGGTCGCCCTGGAGGCGCAGGCCTGCGGCACGCCGGTGGTGGCGGCGGCCGTCGGTGGCCTGGTGACCGCGGTCCGTGACCAGGTCAGCGGGGTGCTGGTGGACGGGCACGACCCGACCGACTGGGCTGACACGCTGCGTCGGCTGCTGCCGGACCGGCCCCGCCGGGCCGCTCTGGCCCGGGCCGCGGTACGGCACGCCGCCCAGTTCTCCTGGGACCGGACGGTCAGCGGGCTGCTCGCCGTCTACGAGGAGACCATCGCCGACTGCCGGGAACGGCTCACCTGCGAGCTGGCCGGCGGGGGCGCCCTCTCGTACGGCTGA
- a CDS encoding YbjN domain-containing protein encodes MSVTSDVAALIESFCAERELACEPTGPSSYAVTLPGTHKLKTICNLIVGEHALRVEAFVMRQPDERREELWAWLLQRNARMYAVAFSVDPVGDVYLTGRVNLAGVDADELDRLLGAVLTYADESFDTMLEIGFGSAIRREWEWRVKRGESTANLAAFAHLFTPSGQVASTTAGDGSPTSGGSDPV; translated from the coding sequence GTGAGCGTTACCAGCGACGTCGCCGCCCTGATCGAGTCGTTCTGCGCCGAGCGGGAGCTGGCGTGCGAGCCGACCGGCCCCTCGTCGTACGCGGTCACGTTGCCCGGCACCCACAAGCTCAAGACGATCTGCAACCTCATCGTCGGCGAGCACGCGCTGCGCGTCGAGGCGTTCGTCATGCGTCAGCCCGACGAGCGGCGCGAGGAGCTCTGGGCCTGGCTGCTGCAACGCAACGCCCGGATGTACGCGGTGGCCTTCTCCGTCGACCCGGTCGGCGACGTCTACCTGACCGGTCGGGTCAACCTGGCCGGGGTGGACGCCGACGAGCTGGACCGACTGCTCGGGGCGGTGCTCACGTACGCCGACGAGTCCTTCGACACCATGCTGGAGATCGGCTTCGGCTCGGCGATCCGCCGGGAGTGGGAGTGGCGGGTCAAGCGGGGCGAGTCCACCGCGAACCTCGCCGCGTTCGCCCACCTCTTCACGCCGTCCGGGCAGGTGGCGTCCACGACCGCCGGTGACGGTTCTCCGACGTCCGGCGGTTCGGACCCGGTCTGA
- a CDS encoding UDP-N-acetylmuramate dehydrogenase, producing the protein MRDVYAQPTADTESATLSLARYTTLRLGGAANRLVTAASAEEIVQTVQETRQRDEPVLLLAGGSNVVIGDIGFAGTVVLVRSRGLRVVAEDADTVTVRVEAGEPWDDLVATTVANGWSGVECLSGIPGSAGATPIQNVGAYGQEVAETVTAVQVYDRHDGAVGPIAAADCGFAYRSSIFRHSDRWVVLSVDFRLRRSPLSTPVRYAELARALGVEVGDRVPLAEARDTVRALRAGKGMVLDPADPDTRSVGSFFTNPVLDRAGYELLRERAVDLGEPPAWPGAGDTVKISAAWLIDKAGFAKGHPGPDGVAISSKHTLALTNRSGVASTAALVALARQIRDGVHDRFGVTLHPEPVLVNCAI; encoded by the coding sequence GTGCGAGACGTCTACGCCCAGCCGACAGCCGACACCGAGTCCGCCACGCTCTCCCTGGCGAGGTACACCACCCTGCGACTCGGTGGTGCGGCGAACCGGCTCGTGACCGCCGCCAGCGCCGAGGAAATCGTACAGACGGTGCAGGAGACACGACAGCGGGATGAACCCGTCCTCCTGCTGGCGGGGGGCAGCAACGTGGTGATCGGCGACATCGGCTTCGCCGGCACGGTCGTGCTGGTCCGCTCCCGGGGCCTGCGGGTGGTCGCCGAGGACGCCGACACGGTCACCGTCCGGGTCGAGGCCGGCGAGCCCTGGGACGACCTGGTCGCCACCACCGTCGCCAACGGCTGGTCCGGCGTGGAGTGCCTCTCCGGCATCCCCGGCTCCGCCGGCGCCACCCCCATCCAGAACGTCGGCGCGTACGGCCAGGAGGTCGCCGAGACCGTCACCGCCGTCCAGGTGTACGACCGGCACGACGGCGCCGTCGGGCCGATCGCGGCGGCGGACTGCGGGTTCGCGTACCGGTCCAGCATCTTCCGGCACAGCGACCGGTGGGTGGTGCTCTCGGTCGACTTCCGGTTGCGCCGCTCGCCGCTGTCCACCCCGGTCCGGTACGCCGAGCTGGCCCGGGCGCTCGGCGTCGAGGTCGGCGACCGGGTGCCGCTGGCCGAGGCCCGCGACACCGTCCGCGCGCTGCGCGCCGGCAAGGGCATGGTGCTCGACCCGGCCGACCCGGACACCCGCTCGGTCGGCTCGTTCTTCACCAACCCGGTGCTCGACCGGGCCGGCTACGAGCTGCTCCGCGAGCGGGCCGTCGACCTGGGCGAGCCGCCGGCCTGGCCGGGCGCGGGCGACACCGTCAAGATCAGCGCCGCCTGGCTGATCGACAAGGCCGGCTTCGCCAAGGGCCACCCCGGGCCGGACGGGGTCGCCATCTCGTCCAAGCACACCCTGGCGCTGACCAACCGCTCCGGCGTCGCCAGCACCGCCGCGCTGGTCGCCCTGGCCCGGCAGATCCGCGACGGCGTGCACGACCGCTTCGGAGTGACGCTGCACCCCGAGCCCGTCCTCGTCAACTGCGCCATCTGA
- a CDS encoding SDR family NAD(P)-dependent oxidoreductase, producing MTSVAIVTGASSGIGAATARRLATEGFHVLAAARRADRLAELVREITAAGGAATAVTCDVTSDESVAGLVAAVDRAPGPLTLLVNNAGGARGLDPVESGSVADWQWMYDVNVLGTLRVTRALLPALESSGAGTIVVVGSTAAQVVYEGGGGYTAAKHAQTALAGTLRLELCGRPVRVIEIDPGMVRTDEFGLVRFDGDADRAAAVYAGVPEPLVAEDVADCVAWCATRPQHVNVDRLVVRPLAQAAQHKVHRVG from the coding sequence ATGACTTCTGTCGCCATCGTCACCGGCGCCTCCAGCGGCATCGGCGCGGCCACCGCCCGCCGGCTCGCCACCGAGGGCTTCCACGTGCTCGCCGCCGCCCGTCGCGCCGACCGGCTGGCCGAACTGGTCCGCGAGATCACCGCCGCCGGCGGCGCGGCGACGGCGGTGACCTGCGACGTCACCTCGGACGAGTCGGTGGCCGGGCTGGTCGCCGCCGTCGACCGGGCCCCCGGCCCGCTCACCCTGCTGGTCAACAACGCCGGTGGGGCCCGGGGCCTCGACCCGGTGGAGTCCGGCTCGGTGGCCGACTGGCAGTGGATGTACGACGTGAACGTGCTCGGCACCCTGCGGGTGACCAGGGCGCTGCTGCCGGCGCTGGAGTCCTCCGGGGCGGGCACCATCGTGGTCGTCGGCTCCACCGCCGCTCAGGTCGTCTACGAGGGCGGCGGCGGGTACACCGCCGCGAAGCACGCCCAGACGGCGCTGGCCGGCACGCTGCGTCTGGAGCTGTGCGGCCGGCCGGTCCGGGTGATCGAGATCGACCCGGGCATGGTGCGGACCGACGAGTTCGGCCTGGTCCGCTTCGACGGTGACGCCGACCGGGCGGCGGCGGTCTACGCCGGGGTGCCGGAACCGCTGGTCGCCGAGGACGTCGCCGACTGCGTCGCCTGGTGCGCGACCCGCCCGCAGCACGTCAACGTGGACCGGTTGGTGGTCCGCCCGCTGGCCCAGGCCGCCCAGCACAAGGTGCACCGGGTGGGCTGA